A region from the Xenopus laevis strain J_2021 chromosome 4S, Xenopus_laevis_v10.1, whole genome shotgun sequence genome encodes:
- the tnni2.S gene encoding troponin I2, fast skeletal type S homeolog yields MGEDDKKSKISNTRKTHLKSLMLQVAKVALEKEEADIAAEKEAYLSEHCPPLSLPSSLSDLQEFCKKLHAKIDVVDEERYDTESKVQKSTKELEDLNQKMFDLRGKFKRPALKRVRMSADAMLRALLGSKHKVNMELRANLKQVKKEDTDKEKDLRDVGDWRKNIEEKSGMEGRKKMFQSEA; encoded by the exons ATGGGTGAAGA TGAC AAGAAATCCAAGATCTCCAATACTCGCAAAACCCACCTGAAG AGCTTGATGCTCCAGGTGGCCAAAGTTGCCCTTGAGAAAGAAGAAGCTGATATTGCCGCAGAGAAGGAAGCCTACCTGAGTGAACATTGTCCACCTCTGAGCCTGCCCAGCAGTCTGTCAGATCTGCAG GAATTCTGCAAGAAGTTGCATGCCAAAATCGATGTGGTTGATGAGGAGAGGTATGATACAGAATCCAAAGTCCAGAAGAGCACCAAGGAG CTGGAAGACTTAAACCAGAAGATGTTTGATCTGCGTGGCAAGTTCAAGAGGCCTGCCCTTAAACGTGTCCGTATGTCTGCTGATGCTATGCTGCGTGCTTTGCTTGGCTCCAAGCACAAGGTCAACATGGAACTCCGTGCCAACCTCAAACAGGTCAAGAAGGAAGACACTGACAAG GAGAAGGATCTCCGTGATGTTGGTGACTGGCGTAAGAACATTGAGGAGAAATCCGgcatggaaggcaggaagaagaTGTTTCAATCTGAGGCTTAA
- the LOC108715204 gene encoding synaptotagmin-1, whose translation MVGKSANTTAATTIYATATKEPESWIESILNKIPLPRWAIYALAGAALFIILLFIICICCCCCKSKKKKEGKKDKGKKIDMDKVPSDMTSQLVQPGTENSQKGEKVEYLGRVQCSLEYNFQTEELTVGVKQAASLKAMDLGGTSDPYAIVYVTNDTRKKYETKVNRKTLNPVFNESFIFKVTQEEVPRSTAVVQIYDFNRFLKHDVIGEMSIPLAEVNLQHVLEDWKELGPAGKTEHEHLGDICFSLRYVPSNKKLKVIILEAKNLKRMDSDGFSDPYVKVHLALNKKKWKRKKTAVKRSTLKPYFNESFTFDVSLEQMKKIDLIISVWDHDKVGKNEQIGKLFLGCRASGNALQHWSDMLAHPQRPIAQWHKLQETREVDKILDLKRNLKPSLLRSLP comes from the exons ATGGTGGGGAAGTCGGCAAATACCACCGCCGCCACTACAATATACGCAACCGCCACCAAAGAGCCTGAATCGTGGATAGAAAGTATCTTGAACAAGATCCCAT TGCCACGATGGGCCATATATGCTCTGGCTGGTGCGGCTCTGTTCATCATCCTTCTCTTTATCATCTGcatttgttgttgctgctgcaaaagtaagaaaaaaaaggaaggaaagaaggataaaggaaaaaaaatcgaCATGGATAAAGTGCCGAGTGACATGACTTCGCAACTG GTACAGCCTGGAACAGAGAACTCGCAGAAAGGAGAGAAGGTGGAATATCTGGGCCGTGTGCAGTGCTCACTGGAATACAATTTCCAGACAGAGGAG CTAACAGTCGGGGTTAAGCAGGCGGCTTCTCTAAAGGCAATGGACCTTGGGGGGACATCAGACCCCTATGCCATAGTATATGTGACCAACGATACCCGTAAAAAATATGAGACCAAAGTGAATCGCAAGACACTGAATCCTGTGTTTAATGAGTCTTTCATCTTCAAG GTAACACAAGAAGAGGTCCCAAGGTCAACGGCCGTGGTGCAGATCTATGACTTCAACCGCTTCTTAAAGCATGATGTGATCGGGGAGATGAGCATACCCTTGGCAGAAGTAAATTTGCAGCATGTCTTAGAAGACTGGAAAGAACTGGGCCCTGCTGGGAAGACTGAG CATGAGCACTTGGGAGACATTTGCTTCTCTTTGAGATATGTCCCTAGTAATAAGAAACTCAAAGTCATCATACTAGAGGCGAAGAACCTTAAGAGGATGGACTCTGATGGATTCTCAG ATCCATATGTGAAAGTTCACCTGGCCCTTAACAAGAAGAAATGGAAGCGGAAAAAGACAGCAGTGAAGCGGAGTACTCTGAAGCCATACTTCAATGAATCCTTTACTTTTGATGTGTCCCTAGAACAAATGAAG AAAATAGACCTGATCATATCTGTGTGGGATCATGACAAAGTGGGAAAGAATGAACAAATTGGAAAATTGTTTTTGGGGTGCCGAGCCTCTGGAAACGCTTTGCAGCATTGGTCCGACATGCTGGCTCACCCCCAACGACCCATAGCGCAGTGGCACAAGCTACAGGAGACACGGGAGGTGGACAAAATTCTTGACCTCAAAAGGAACCTAAAACCATCTCTTCTCAGAAGCTTACCATAA